A segment of the Cheilinus undulatus linkage group 24, ASM1832078v1, whole genome shotgun sequence genome:
ACTCGCTGGCATAGGCTGACTGGTGGACAGGGGAGGCATAGAATATAACACACTGTACATATCAATACACTAATAATACACACTATTACacacttaaaacacacttaTTCTGACTAACAGATTAGACTAAAGAGTAGCTAGAGATATAGACAGACAGAGGCTGGGTCTGAAATGgatccactctatagtccactacatgctgctcactatagagtggatCGGGACCAGAGACTGTAGAGAGAACTGGACCAACCCcatgtgacgtcagccgtctgcttacaataggcggactcaaacggctcttgagcCAATCTGCGAGGCTTCCATGttgaaatcgtggtctcaaccaaactttggattacctaatggcccgcccattaagcgcgacttcctgtcagctagctagctagcattctggttgacagacaCGTAGCccctgcctgtcgagctatctgtcaatcaaatgagatgtgccaatcagCGTGAAGTGAGGTtaatcctaaatataatctaaactgttatggtacaaaaaaattcaccggACTGGCCGTAAGGTGAAAGAACATGAAGACATAAGCTAATGACAcatgtttggtatttttgaaccaggctgtgaaccagtttatttctagtgttaaaccaggctgtaaaccagtttatttctagtgttaaaccaggctgtgaaccagtttatttctagtgttaaaccaggctgtgaaccagtttatttctagtgttaaaccaggctgtgaaccagtttatttctagtgttaaaccaggctgtaaaccagtttatttctagtgttaaaccaggctgtgaaccagtttatttctagtgttaaaccaggctgtaaaccagtttatttctagtgttaaaccaggctgtaaaccagtttatttctagtgttaaaccaggctgtgaaccagtttatttctagtgttaaaccagactgtaaaccagtttatttctagtgttaaaccaggctgtgaaccagtttatttctagtgttaaaccaggctgtgaaccagtttatttctagtgttaaaccaggctgtgaaccagtttatttctagtgttaaaccaggctgtgaaccagtttatttctagtgttaaaccaggctgtgaaccagtttatttctagtgttaaaccaggctgtgaaccagtttatttctagtgttaaaccaggctgtgaaccagtttatttctagtgttaaaccaggctgtaaaccagtttatttctagtgttaaaccaggctgtgaaccagtttatttctagtgttaaaccaggctgtgaaccagtttatttctagtgttaaaccaggctgtaaaccagtttatttctagtgttaaaccaggctgtgaaccagtttatttctagtgttaaaccaggctgtaaaccagtttatttctaggataaaaccaggctgtaaaccagtttatttcgaggataaaaccaggctgtacaccagtttatttctagggtaaaaccaggctgtaaaccagtttatttctagggtaaaaccaggctgtaaaccagtttatttctagggtaaaaccaggctgtaaactagtttatttctaggataaaaccagactgtaaaccagtttatttctaggcttaaaccaggctgtaaaccagtttatttcgaggataaaaccaggctgtacaccagtttatttctagggtaaaaccaggctgtaaaccagtttatttctagtgttaaaccaggctgtaaaccagtttatttctagtgttaaaccaggctgtaaaccagtttatttctagtgttaaaccaggctgtaaaccagtttatttctagtgttaaaccaggctgtaaaccagtttatttctagtgttaaaccaggctgtaaaccagtttatttctagtgttaaaccaggctgtaaaccagtttatttctagtgttaaaccaggctgtaaaccagtttatttctaggataaaaccaggctgtaaaccagtttatttctagggtaaaaccaggctgtaaactagtttatttctaggataaaaccaggctgtacaccagtttatttctagtgttaaaccaggctgtaaaccagtttatttctagggtaaaaccaggctgtaaaccagtttatttctagggtaaaaccaggctgtaaaccagtttatttctagggtaaaaccaggctgtaaactagtttatttctaggataaaaccaggctgtgaaccagtttatttctagtgttaaaccaggctgtaaaccagtttatttctagtgttaaaccaggctgtaaaccagtttatttctagtgttaaaccaggctgtaaaccagtttatttctagtgttaaaccaggctgtgaaccagtttatttctagtgttaaaccaggctgtgaaccagtttatttctagtgttaaaccaggctgtgaaccagtttatttctagtgttaaaccaggctgtgaaccagtttatttctagtgttaaaccaggctgtaaaccagtttatttctagggtaaaaccaggctgtaaaccagtttagttctagtgttaaaccaggctgtaaaccagtttagtTCTAgtgtaaaccaggctgtaaaccagtttagtTCTAgtgtaaaccaggctgtaaaccagtttagtTCTAgtgtaaaccaggctgtaaaccagtttatttctagggtaaaaccaggctgtaaaccagtttatttctagtgtaaaaccaggctgtaaaccagtttatttctagggtAAAAActaggctgtaaaccagtttatttctacagtaaaaccaggctgtaaaccagtttatttctagggtaaaaaccaggctgtaaaccagtttatttctagggtAAAAACTAGGCTgtgaaccagtttatttctagggtaaaaccaggctgtaaaccagtttatttctagggtaaaaccaggctgtaaaccagtttatttctagggtaaaaaccaggctgtaaaccagtttatttctagggtaaaaaccaggctgtaaaccagtttatttctagcgTAAAAACCAGgttgtttaacaggtgtccagacgaGACTattggtgttcctgcagccagcctcaagtggatactcgcggtattgcaatttttttgcacttctgcattggcttcatttttcaggactggaggttgccgcttgataGGGAGGGAACGAGTgagtggtttcagacacagccataGACTTACAGACACTATACACTGTTAAGATAACATCATGGTTACCTAGGTGACCTGTGATGATGTCATAGTCAAATGCATCAACGGTCAGTGCCAAACTGTCGATGTAAAAGAATGTTTTCTGATCCAACGACCAGTCCATCCCGTTAGAGATGTCAACCTGGAGACAcacaaaggtcaaaggtcagtctGTCGACCCGGAGATACacgaaggtcaaaggtcagtctTAGGGGTGTTAAAGCTGTGTCCCCATCAGGAAGAAATTAAAGAGTACAGCAGTctagaaacatttcagagtgGCATCAACCAGGAAGGGGCGCTTTAAGCagaactaaaatgtaatttttcatcatttatcatcagacTCATTGTCTGCAACCATCCAATCAGGAAGAACCCATACCCAACCCTGTTATCACTCACTGGATAATTGGACGGTAGGGTTGGTTAGACCACGCCCcctgttttaataaaaagaacGGTGTCATCAACATGCACTATTAGAGGGAAACTTCaagaaagaagacaaagaaTAGACAGATGACCATGTCTCAACCACATGGTCATCACACGTTACCTGGCTCAGGTGTTTGTTCACAGTGAGGTCAGACGTCACGGAGAAAAGAGACCCTTGTTTGCGTTCCAGCTCAGTTGGTCTCACCTCCCTGGCCATGGTACCTGAGACACAACACACAGTTACCATGGAGACGCTGCTCAGACACCTAGTTACGATGGAGACACTGCTcagacacacagaaaacatggagaCTCCGCTCAGACATACAGATACCATGGAGACACCGCTCAGACACAcagttgccatggaaacaccgctcacacacacagttaCCATGGAGACACTGCTCAGACACATAGCTACCATGGAGACACCTCTCAGACACacagttaccatggaaacaccgctcacacacacagttaCCATGGAGACACCGCTCAGACACATAGCTACCATGGAGACACCTCTCAGACACacagttaccatggaaacaccgctcacacacacagttaccatggaaacaccgctcacacacacagttaCCATGGAGACACCGCTCAGACACACAGCTACCATGGAGACACTGCTCAGACACACAGATACCATGGAGACACtgctcacacacacagttaCCATGGAGTCACCGCTCAGACACACAGCTACCATGGACACACCGCTCAGACACACAGATACCATGGAGACACTGCTCAGACACACAGATACCATGGAAACACCGCTCAGACACACATATACCATGGAGACACTGCTCAGACACATAGCTACCATGGAGACACcgctcacacacacagttaCCATGGAGACACCGCTCAGACACACAGCTACCATGGAGACACCGCTCAGACACACAGATACCATGGAGACACCGCTCAGACACacagttaccatggaaacaccgctcacacacacagttaCCATGGAGTCACCGCTCAGACACACAGCTACCATGGAGACACTGCTCAGACACACAGTTACCATGGAGACACcgctcacacacacagttaCCATGGAGACACCGCTCAGACACATAGCTACCATGGAGACACCGCTCAGACACAcagttgccatggaaacaccGCTCACACACAGTTACCATGGAGACACCTCTCAGACACACAGTTACCATGGAGACACCGCTCAGACACATAGCTACCATGGAGACACTGCTCAGACACACAGATACCATGGAGACACCGCTCAGACACACAGCTACCATGGAGACACCGCTCAGACACACAGATACCATGGAGACACTGCTCAGACACacagttaccatggaaacacCGCTCAGACACACAGTTACCATGGAGTCACCGCTCAGACACACAGCTACCATGGAGACACCGCTCAGACACACAGATACCATGGAGACACCGCTCAGACACACAGCTACCATGGAGACACCGCTCAGACACACAGATACCATGGAGACACTGCTCAGACACATAGCTACCATGGAGACACcgctcacacacacagttaCCATGGAGACACCGCTCAGACACATAGCTACCATGGAGACACCGCTCAGACATAcagttgccatggaaacaccGCTCACACACAGTTACCATGGAGACACCTCTCAGACACACAGTTACCATGGAGACACCGCTCAGACACACAGTTACCATGGAGACACTGCTCAGACACACAGCTACCATGGAGACACCGCTCAGACACACAGATACCATGGAAACACCGCTCAGACACACAGATACCATGGAAACACCGCTCAGACACACAGATACCATGGAAACACcgctcacacacacagttaCCATGGAGACACCGCTCAGACACACAGTTACCATGGAGACACCGCCTACACATACAGTTACCATGGAGACACCGCTCAGACACACAGTTACCATGGAGACACCGCTCAGACACACAGCTACCATGGATACAACGCTCAGACATACAGTTACCATGGAGACACCGCTCAGACACACAGTTACCATGGAGACACCGCTCAGACACACAGATACCATGGAGACACCGCTCAGACACACAGATACCATGGAGACACCGCTCAGACACACAGTTACCATGGAGACACCGCTCAGACACACAGATACCATGGAGACACCGCTCAGACACACAGCTACCATGGAGACAACGCTCAGACATACAGTTACCATGGAGACACCGCTCAGACACACAGTTACCATGGAGACACTGCTCAGACACACAGATACCATGGAGACACTGCTCAGACACacagttaccatggaaacaccgctcacacacacagttaCCATGGAGACACCGCTCAGACACACAGCTACCATGGAGACAACGCTCAGACATACAGTTACCATGGAGACACCGCTCAGACACACAGTTACCATGGAGACACCGCTCAGACACACAGATACCATGGAGACACCGCTCAGACACACAGCTACCATGGAGACACCGCTCAGACACACAGCTACCATGGAGACACCGCTCAGACACATAGCTACCATGGAGACACCGCTCAGACACacagttaccatggaaacaccgctcacacacacagttaCCATGGAGACACCGCTCAGACACACAGCTACCATGGAGACACCGCCTACACATACAGTTACCATGGAGACACCGCTCAGACACACAGTTACCATGGAGACACCGCTCAGACACACAGATACCATGGAGACACCGCTCAGACATACAGTTACCATGGAGACACCGCTCAGACACATAGCTACCATGGAGACACCGCTCAGACACATAGCTACCATGGAGACACCGCTCAGACACACAGTTACCATGGAGACACTGCTCAGACACACAGCTACCATGGAGACACCGCTCAGACACACAGATACCATGGAGACACTGCTCAGACACATAGCTACCATGGAGACACTGCTCAGACACACAGATACCATGGAAACACCGCTCAGACACACAGATACCATGGAGACACTGCTCAGACACATAGCTACCTTTGAGACACcgctcacacacacagttaCCATGGAGACACCGCTCAGACACATAGCTACCATGGAGACACCGCTCAGACACAcagttgccatggaaacaccGCTCACACACAGTTACCATGGAGACACCTCTCAGACACACAGTTACCATGGAGACACCGCTCAGAGACATAGCTACCATGGAGACACCGCTCAGACACacagttaccatggaaacaccgctcacacacacagttaCCATGGAGACACCGCTCAGACACACAGCTACCATGGAGACACCGCCTACACATACAGTTACCATGGAGACACCGCTCAGACACACAGTTACCATGGAGACACCGCTCAGACACACAGCTACCATGGAGACAACGCTCAGACATACAGTTACCATGGAGACACCGCTCAGACACACAGTTACCATGGAGACACCGCTCAGACACACAGATACCATGGAGACACCGCTCAGACACACAGATACCATGGAGACACCGCTCAGACACACAGTTACCATGGAGACACCGCTCAGACACACAGATACCATGGAGACACCGCTCAGACACACAGCTACCATGGAGACAACGCTCAGACATACAGTTACCATGGAGACACCGCTCAGACACACAGTTACCATGGAGACACCGCTCAGACACACAGATACCATGGAGAGACACCGCTCAGACACACAGCTACCATGGAGACACTGCTCAGACACacagttaccatggaaacaccgctcacacacacagttaccatggaaacacCGCTCAGACACACAGTTACCATGGAGACACCGCTCAGACACACAGATACCATGGAGAGACACCGCTCAGACACACAGCTACCATGGAGACACTGCTCAGACACACAGATACCATGGAGACACTGCTCAGACACacagttaccatggaaacaccgctcacacacacagttaCCATGGAGACACCGCTCAGACACACAGCTACCATGGAGACAACGCTCAGACATACAGTTACCATGGAGACACCGCTCAGACACACAGTTACCATGGAGACACCGCTCAGACACACAGATACCATGGAGACACCGCTCAGACACACAGATACCATGGAGACACCGCTCAGACACACAGTTACCATGGAGACACCGCTCAGACACACAGCTACCATGGAGACACCGCTCAGACACACAGTTACCATGGAGACACCGCTCAGACACACAGTTACCATGGAGACACCGCTCAGACATACAGTTACCATGGAGACACCGCTCAGACACACAGTTACCATGGAGACACCGCTCAGACACACAGATACCATGGAGAGACACCGCTCAGACACACAGCTACCATGGAGACACCGCTCAGACACACAGATACCATGGAGACACCGCTCAGACACACAGATACCATGGAGACaccgctcacacacacagataccATGGAGACACTGCTCAGACACACAGTTACCATGGAGACACCGCTCAGACACACAGATACCATGGAGACACTGCTCAGACACACAGATACCATGGAGACGCCGCTCAGACAACTGACTGACCTGCCAGCAGGCGTCCGACTGGGTCGACCTTCCCGTCGTTCAGGCGATTGTTTGGTTTGTCCTCGTCTACCTCCAGCAGTGATGTCATCGCCTGAGTTGACCAATCAACAGCCACGAAACATCGACCAACTCCAGCGATGTAACCGCCACATCGGCGAGGGACAGCGAAGCCGACCATGTCACCTGGAGAGGGTCAGACATATCCAAGGTTAAACTTCagtgtgatgtcacttcctgcttCTTTAAAATACGCAATTAtagatttgattaaaaaaaaaattatacattttgtaaacattaaatattgtgaaaaaggaTTATCATAGATGAACATAGGATCAAAACAGGATTATTATAGGATTTTTATTATATAGGAtctattatattattattatcattatatattatcattactattataGTATCATTACAGGATTATTATTATATAGGAtctattatattattattatcattatatattatcattactattataGTATCATTACAGGATTATTATAGGAATATTTGGTTTTAAGATCGtttgtctgtttctttttgTAACGTCCTTGTTCTGCCTCTCCCGTCATAAATGCCGTTCTACTGAAGGTAAAAACTCAACACTTTCTGAATAAACTCCTCTGATTGGTCATTAattttgtgtctgtttgctGTGTGCTGATTGGCTCACTGGTCTCCACGGACTGGATCTGATTGGTCGATGGGCTCCAGCGGTGGATCTTCTTTCCAACGATGTCGACAAACAGCAGCGTTTGCTCCGACTCCTCCCACACCGGCCCTTCACCAATGAGAGCACCCACCTTCACCACGCTCTCTACTTtaactgatgacatcatcacctcTCTGAACCAATcactgcacagaaaaaaaaggtccaATTAAAGGTTGACAAATAGACAATCACTTCATTATAATTCAATATAAATTAATGTATAAATCAATaattaacaacaataattaattcgtgaacaaaaaataatcaaataaaaaaacggTTAATCTAAGGAGACCCCTTCACGTCCAGGACCCTCAGGAGACCCCTTCACCTCCAGGACCCTCAGGAGACCCCTTCACCTCCAGGACTCTCAGGAGACCCGTTCACCTCTAGGACTCTCAGGAGACCTGTtcacctccaggactctgaggagacccCTTCACCTCCAGGACTCTCAGGAGACCCCTtcacctccaggactctgaggagacctgttcacctccaggactctgaggagaccccttcacctccaggactctgaggagacctgttCACCTCCAGGACTCTCAGGAGACCCCTtcacctccaggactctgaggagacctgttcacctccaggactctgaggagacctgttcacctccaggactctgaggagacctgttcacctccaggactctgaggagacctgttcacctccaggactctgaggagaccccttcacctccaggactctgaggagacctgttcacctccaggactctgaggagacctgttCACCTCCAGGACTCTCAGGAGACCCCTTCACCTCCAGGACTCTCAGGAGACCCCTtcacctccaggactctgaggagacctgttTACCTCCAGGACTCTCAGGAGACCCCTtcacctccaggactctgaggagacctgtacacctccaggactctgaggagacctgttCACCTCCAGGACTCTCAGGAGACCTATtcacctccaggactctgaggagacctgttCACCTCCAGGACTCTCAGGAGACCCCTTCACCTCCAGGACTCTCAGGAGATCCGTTCTCCTCCAGCACGTTGACTGGACCACCAACTTTGAGCATGCTCAGTGTGCCCCTTttttagactgttttttttttttatttattgggTTAAGAGGAAATGATGTCCTCACATCAAGATCGTTTAAATACGAGTTATTCAAGTTCACTCTTCACACAATAATTCTGActgatatttatgtttttattcattagtTTAAGGGTTTTGagactcaaactgatttaagatttattaatgactgaaatatttttttaatttattaattcatGTAAGATTTAGTTGTGACTCAgaactatttatttatttatccatctATTTATCAAAAATTTATTGATACCtatgaaatctttttttatttaagatttaCAATTGACCCTGAATTatcaatttaaatttatttatttaaaaaaaattttatttattatttatcccattttgatTT
Coding sequences within it:
- the rgn gene encoding regucalcin; this encodes MMSSVKVESVVKVGALIGEGPVWEESEQTLLFVDIVGKKIHRWSPSTNQIQSVETSDMVGFAVPRRCGGYIAGVGRCFVAVDWSTQAMTSLLEVDEDKPNNRLNDGKVDPVGRLLAGTMAREVRPTELERKQGSLFSVTSDLTVNKHLSQVDISNGMDWSLDQKTFFYIDSLALTVDAFDYDIITGHLGNRRVVYRMEEGEGLPDGMTIDVEGHLWVACYNGGRVINIDPATGVRLRSVSLPAMKTTSCCFGGPDFSDLYVTSASLGLDQSEMRQQMEAGHTFKVTGLGVKGRPPCLFSG